The following is a genomic window from Acidimicrobium ferrooxidans DSM 10331.
CGATCGATACCTCCGGCGTGCGTCGTGGCTGCGCCACGATCTCCCCGCACGCCTCGATCCGAGCCGTCCGACGCCCCACCTCCGCGAGCGTCGCGGCCCGTACGCGACCCCGACCGTCTCCGATCCAGATCGATGCCCGAGGCCCGAGTCGGCGAGCGCGCAGGTGGGCAGCCAAGGCATCGTCGACGACCGGGGCCTCGAGATCGTCGACGATGAAGAACGGTTCGAGGCGTCCGGTTGCCCCGTTGGCGTCGCGACCCACGCCTACTTGAAGGCGGAACGCAGCTTCGAGAGCAGCGACTGGTCGTGATGCTCGCTGACCAGCTCACCACGCAGGGCAGCGAGGCGCCGCCACAGCTCGTCCTCCTCGGCCGTGAGCTCGCTCGGGATCGTCACCTGGACCTCGACGATGAGGTCGCCGCGCCCGCGACGACCCGACAGCGCAGGCACACCTCTCCCCCGAACGCGCGTCGCCCACCCAGGCTGCGTGCCGGCGGGGATCTCGATGACCTCGAGCCCATCGAGCGTCTCGAGTTCGAGCTTGGTACCGAGCACCGCCTGCGGCGCCGAGATCTGGACACGGGTGATGAGATCGTTGCCGCGCCGCTCAAACCGCTCCGACGGCTCCACCAGCACGTGGACGTACAGCGTTCCCGGCTGACCACCACGGGGCGCTGCCGGCCCCTTGCCGGAGAGCTTGAGGACCAACCCATTGTCGGCACCAGGTGGGACATCGACCACGAAGCGGCGCTCCTGCGTGCGTCGACCCTCGCCTCGGCAGTCGGGGCACGGGTCGGCGATCACCGTTCCCTCGCCTCGACAGACGTCGCAGGTCGCCGTGGTCACCATGCGCCCGAGGAACGACTGGGTGATCCGCCTGACCGCACCGGTTCCCTGGCACTGCGAGCACACACGCGGCTGGGTGCCCGGCCGGGCGCCCGAGCCTTGGCAGGTGCCACACACCGCGGGCATGCGCAGGGAGATCTCCTTCTGCGCCCCGAAGACGGCCTCTTCGAAGGTGAGCCGCACCTCGGTCTCGATGTCCTCGCCGCGACGCTGGGCCCCTTGGGGCTGCTGCGTGAACCCGCCGAAGACGCTCTGGAACAGGTCGGAGAAGTCCGGCCCGAACGGCCCGCCGCCGAAGGGGTCTCCGGGCCCGAACGGTCCGCCCTGAACCGATCCCGTCCGGTCGTAGGTTCGACGCTTGTCCGGGTCGCTCAGGACGTCGTAGGCCTCGGTCACGAGCTTGAAGCGCTCCTCGGCGCCTCGATCGCCGCCGTTCACATCTGGGTGCAGCTGACGAGCGAGGCGCCGATACGCGCGCTTGATCTCCTCACTGGAGGCGTTCCGAGACACCCCCAGGACTTCGTAGTAGTCGACCACGTCACTCCTCATCGTCGACGCCGCACGCGGCGTTACCCGACCGCCTCTGCCACGCCCTCGCGCAGCGCCTCGACCACCACCGACGCCCCACCGTAGTCCATGCGCACCGGCCCCAACAGACCGATCGACCCGACGATGGTCCCGTCGACCTCGCACGGAGCGACGACGAGGGAGCAGTCGTCCAGAGCGGCGACCCCGCTCTCGTTCCCGATCGAGACCGGCTCACCTTCGTCGATGAGGCGGCGCAGCACCTCGACGAGCGACAGTCGTTGCTCGATCGTTTCGAGCACACCGGCGACCTTCGAGAGCTGATCGAGTGCGCTCGCGGTCTTGGCGACCTCTCGAACCCGAAGTTCCGGCCGCTCGCGCACGCGGCTCTCGTCGATCGCGGCGAGGGCCGCGAAGACGACCGCGTCCATCTCCGCATTCCCGCTCGGGAGGACGGCTAGTCGCTCCGACATTCGGTGCCCGCGCAACCGAGACGCGAGGAAGTTCCCTGCCGCGACGACGACCGACTCCGGCGGGGTCGGCTCGATCTCGAACATCGCACGCTCGAGCGCACCCCGCGAGCCGACGACGACCCCAAGGATCGTCGGTGGATCCAAGGGCACGAGATGGACGGCACGCACCACCTCGACCTCCGAGGACCACACCGCGATCACGGCCGTGTACTGCGAGTGCTCGACCGCGAGATCCAGCGTCAGCTCGAGGACGTCGTCCCACTCACCACGGGCAGCACGCAGGCGACCCACAATCTCTCGGCGCAGCCGCTCGATGAGCGTCGTATCGACACGCATGAGACGATCGACGAAGTATCGGTAGCCCTTCACGAGTGGGATCCGCCCCGACGAGACGTGGGGCTGTGCCAGGAAGCCCTCCTGCTCGAGCTGGGCCATCTGCGCGCGCACGGACGCCGGCGAGAGACCGAGGTGGGTCACATCGAGCACGTGCTTGCTCCCGACCGGGACACCGGTCCGGACGTACTCGGCCACGACCGCCATCAAGATGGCTTCTTGGCGCGGACTCAGCTGCTCTTCGACCACGATGTGCGCGAACCTCCCGTGAGGATGCTCG
Proteins encoded in this region:
- the dnaJ gene encoding molecular chaperone DnaJ, translating into MRSDVVDYYEVLGVSRNASSEEIKRAYRRLARQLHPDVNGGDRGAEERFKLVTEAYDVLSDPDKRRTYDRTGSVQGGPFGPGDPFGGGPFGPDFSDLFQSVFGGFTQQPQGAQRRGEDIETEVRLTFEEAVFGAQKEISLRMPAVCGTCQGSGARPGTQPRVCSQCQGTGAVRRITQSFLGRMVTTATCDVCRGEGTVIADPCPDCRGEGRRTQERRFVVDVPPGADNGLVLKLSGKGPAAPRGGQPGTLYVHVLVEPSERFERRGNDLITRVQISAPQAVLGTKLELETLDGLEVIEIPAGTQPGWATRVRGRGVPALSGRRGRGDLIVEVQVTIPSELTAEEDELWRRLAALRGELVSEHHDQSLLSKLRSAFK
- the hrcA gene encoding heat-inducible transcriptional repressor HrcA, which encodes MVEEQLSPRQEAILMAVVAEYVRTGVPVGSKHVLDVTHLGLSPASVRAQMAQLEQEGFLAQPHVSSGRIPLVKGYRYFVDRLMRVDTTLIERLRREIVGRLRAARGEWDDVLELTLDLAVEHSQYTAVIAVWSSEVEVVRAVHLVPLDPPTILGVVVGSRGALERAMFEIEPTPPESVVVAAGNFLASRLRGHRMSERLAVLPSGNAEMDAVVFAALAAIDESRVRERPELRVREVAKTASALDQLSKVAGVLETIEQRLSLVEVLRRLIDEGEPVSIGNESGVAALDDCSLVVAPCEVDGTIVGSIGLLGPVRMDYGGASVVVEALREGVAEAVG